In Psychrobacter ciconiae, the following are encoded in one genomic region:
- a CDS encoding mechanosensitive ion channel family protein, whose amino-acid sequence MAIAGIAEFFHEIGRDLYTSLYIAIGGSIEEDSRDWTSRAVELASTAIKILILLAVLGAIYWLAIYILKKNKSRIRLNERRLAIIRSSLRYIWIVASLIAVMSQINIEPSTVKATAKASIWAGIYYVLWTSSGHIIHKILQHYGISASIEQLLNNILSVLILILGAASVLAQFGFDIVSLVAGLGIVGLAVGFAAQSTLANFIAGITILLEQSFQVGDWISLNNNEGRVVLISLRTTHILTRDNVTVIIPNATVASSEVINLTSKNFVRFDINVRIALEDDISEARKVILQVLSDTDVVLTRPESSATVSEIGDFGVIFIVRFWVKPASVARIPKIKEDLHEHIKIAFDAASISTPYPHMRLLMPKAVDYPIATKPFATTIEAAKPTDGKP is encoded by the coding sequence ATGGCAATTGCTGGTATCGCTGAGTTTTTTCATGAAATTGGTCGCGATTTGTACACCAGTTTATACATTGCTATTGGCGGCTCAATTGAGGAAGACTCGCGCGATTGGACGTCGCGAGCGGTTGAGCTTGCCAGTACGGCGATTAAAATTTTGATATTGCTTGCGGTACTTGGGGCGATTTATTGGCTTGCTATTTATATTTTGAAAAAAAACAAATCCCGAATTCGTTTAAATGAGCGCAGGCTTGCCATCATTCGCTCATCGCTGCGCTATATTTGGATTGTGGCAAGCTTAATTGCGGTGATGAGTCAGATTAATATTGAGCCAAGTACGGTCAAAGCTACGGCAAAGGCAAGCATTTGGGCGGGGATTTATTACGTGCTTTGGACGTCATCTGGGCATATTATCCATAAAATCTTGCAGCATTATGGTATCAGCGCCTCCATTGAGCAGCTGTTAAATAACATTTTATCCGTGCTGATTTTGATATTGGGCGCGGCAAGTGTTTTGGCGCAGTTTGGCTTTGATATTGTGTCGTTAGTGGCAGGTCTTGGGATTGTGGGCTTGGCAGTTGGCTTTGCCGCGCAATCGACGCTTGCCAACTTTATTGCCGGAATTACCATTTTACTTGAGCAGTCATTTCAGGTGGGCGATTGGATCAGCTTAAACAATAATGAGGGTCGCGTGGTGCTGATTTCCCTGCGAACCACGCATATTTTGACCCGCGATAACGTCACCGTGATTATCCCAAACGCAACTGTCGCCTCCTCTGAGGTGATTAACTTAACCTCCAAAAACTTCGTCCGTTTTGACATTAACGTCCGAATTGCGCTTGAGGACGACATTAGCGAGGCGCGAAAAGTCATTTTGCAAGTCCTAAGCGATACCGATGTGGTGCTCACGCGCCCTGAGTCGTCGGCAACGGTATCCGAAATTGGTGATTTTGGGGTAATTTTTATCGTCAGATTTTGGGTAAAACCGGCATCGGTGGCGCGAATTCCTAAGATTAAAGAAGACTTGCATGAGCATATTAAAATTGCCTTTGATGCCGCAAGCATTTCAACGCCTTACCCGCATATGCGTCTTTTGATGCCAAAAGCTGTCGACTACCCCATCGCAACCAAGCCTTTTGCCACCACCATCGAAGCTGCCAAACCTACCGACGGCAAACCTTAA
- the queC gene encoding 7-cyano-7-deazaguanine synthase QueC encodes MTDSAQTVTPSTSTGDTAHQNAVVLLSGGLDSVTCLYWARQQFNQVTAISFDYGQRHNSELEAAKAIALDAGVSHRVIDIDIAQLGGSSLTDHSMSIPDGDTNKFSHQATDDNDAIPNTYVPARNTIFLSYALAVAEVTQANHIVIGVSSIDYSGYPDCRPEFIEAFERLANLATKAGVTGQHLFVQTPLQHLSKAQTIELGLSLGVDYGKTISCYQADNQGRACGVCDSCALRRQGFLDANVDDPTRYQS; translated from the coding sequence ATGACCGATTCCGCCCAAACTGTAACCCCATCGACCTCAACAGGTGATACTGCCCATCAAAATGCCGTTGTGCTGCTGTCCGGTGGTCTGGACTCGGTGACTTGTCTGTATTGGGCGCGGCAACAGTTTAATCAGGTGACCGCCATCAGCTTTGATTACGGTCAGCGCCACAACAGCGAGCTTGAGGCGGCAAAAGCGATCGCTCTTGATGCTGGCGTGTCGCATCGGGTGATTGATATCGATATCGCTCAGCTTGGCGGCTCATCGCTTACTGACCACAGCATGAGCATTCCTGATGGCGATACCAACAAGTTTTCCCACCAAGCTACTGACGACAATGACGCCATTCCAAACACCTATGTTCCGGCGCGAAATACCATTTTTTTATCGTATGCGTTAGCCGTTGCTGAAGTTACCCAAGCCAACCATATCGTTATTGGGGTCAGCTCGATTGACTATTCAGGCTATCCTGACTGCCGACCTGAATTTATTGAAGCTTTTGAGCGCTTAGCCAACCTTGCGACCAAAGCAGGCGTTACCGGTCAGCACTTATTTGTGCAAACTCCGCTACAACACTTGTCCAAAGCGCAAACTATTGAGCTTGGGTTAAGCCTTGGCGTCGATTATGGCAAGACCATTTCCTGCTATCAGGCTGACAATCAAGGTCGTGCTTGCGGCGTTTGTGACAGCTGCGCCCTTCGCCGGCAAGGTTTTTTGGACGCAAATGTCGATGACCCGACCCGTTATCAAAGCTAG
- a CDS encoding FixH family protein, whose amino-acid sequence MASQLQSSNFKHKDTQPWYKNYMVLIFVIGMPLFVVVACLWFVYYSYQIRDSVVRDDWYMDGKTLYHDVSRDKLMYDLDLRGDLQFAANGDVVFYLNYPEQSLQSGKLLNGDPLTYPDELELSISHATDIKKDRDAILKHQSGNEYRAHVDLDSVKGKYYLQVSYDGKDDWRMQDVAKLPRSEVTFSPLPVFAKTS is encoded by the coding sequence ATGGCATCGCAACTTCAATCCTCGAATTTTAAGCACAAAGACACTCAGCCTTGGTACAAAAATTACATGGTGCTAATTTTTGTGATTGGTATGCCGCTGTTTGTGGTGGTCGCCTGTCTTTGGTTTGTTTATTACTCCTATCAAATTCGCGATAGCGTGGTTCGCGATGATTGGTACATGGATGGCAAAACGCTGTATCATGACGTGTCGCGCGATAAACTCATGTACGATTTAGACCTTCGCGGCGATTTACAATTTGCCGCTAATGGTGATGTGGTGTTTTATTTGAACTACCCTGAACAAAGCCTGCAATCAGGAAAGCTGTTAAATGGTGACCCACTCACCTACCCTGATGAGCTTGAGCTGTCTATCTCACACGCCACTGACATCAAAAAAGACCGTGATGCCATTTTAAAACACCAAAGTGGCAATGAATATCGCGCTCATGTGGATTTAGATTCGGTAAAAGGCAAGTACTATTTGCAAGTCAGCTATGATGGCAAGGATGATTGGCGGATGCAGGACGTGGCAAAATTGCCGCGCTCAGAAGTGACTTTTAGCCCGCTTCCCGTTTTTGCCAAAACGTCTTAA
- the rlmKL gene encoding bifunctional 23S rRNA (guanine(2069)-N(7))-methyltransferase RlmK/23S rRNA (guanine(2445)-N(2))-methyltransferase RlmL gives MCMTSPARPLQSFIITCADGLELPLQTELASFGIRSEIKSTGRLSVDGTIQDLYTICLWSRVASRVLLPIKRKNINSDYDVAEQLYGLAKSVDWCAQFGVENTFAIRLSVDKRVAVNQQFAMLRIKDAIADTFNEKLGARPNVDSRQPDFAIFATVNDKQAELYLDLSGTSLHRRGYRVAMTDAPLKENLAAALLYSAGWHEKDQTTNHSQAKLDALIDPMCGSGTFIIEALLMHCDYPVGIDKAARQFGFYRWQHHDSTLWQSMIDEAQSRFETALAQAVNDPQTLPFIAAFDADIGAIIATQKNLIAAGLQDLLPHLTIEQRALSQLQGKLQAFIQDNKFTRPLIITNPPYGERLGTEDTIRPLYQGFGLMLQDSFIGTPITPMLGVLAAKVEQADVLPIIEPQTLRCHNGAITVYFRFGKLNKSKPDNLITRFEKRDIQSEEAQDFINRLQKNLGKLKKQAQKDGVTSLRVYDADLPDFKVAIDVYGDFVHVQEYAPPKSIPVETAKKRFNLALLGIREVLEVNREQVFIKTRARQSGTEQYRKQNTTDKRGKFYIVKEDGAYFYVNFTDYLDTGLFLDHRNMRARVKSASANKSVLNLFAYTCTASVHAAMGGAKKVTSVDLSQNYLDWGKQNFALNGLDVMGSKFNFVAADIFEWIKGNTEQFDVIFIDPPTFSNSKKFQGTFDVQRDHAALINRAMNRLSAGGVLYFSNNFTRFELDDSLRERYEVVDITPQTIGFDFNPKKPIHQSFEIRHR, from the coding sequence ATGTGTATGACAAGTCCCGCTCGCCCTTTGCAATCGTTTATTATCACTTGCGCCGATGGTCTTGAGCTGCCGCTACAAACGGAGCTTGCAAGCTTTGGTATCCGTAGTGAGATTAAAAGCACCGGCAGGCTATCGGTTGATGGTACGATTCAGGATTTGTACACCATTTGCCTGTGGTCGCGGGTAGCATCGCGCGTTTTATTGCCAATTAAGCGCAAAAACATCAATTCCGATTATGATGTGGCTGAGCAGCTTTACGGTTTGGCAAAATCGGTCGATTGGTGCGCGCAGTTTGGTGTTGAGAACACCTTTGCCATTCGCTTGTCGGTCGATAAACGCGTGGCGGTCAACCAACAATTTGCCATGCTGCGGATTAAAGATGCCATCGCTGATACCTTTAACGAAAAGCTGGGCGCGCGCCCAAACGTTGACAGCCGTCAGCCGGATTTTGCAATTTTTGCGACGGTCAATGACAAGCAAGCAGAGCTTTATCTTGATTTATCCGGAACAAGTTTGCACCGCCGTGGTTACCGCGTGGCAATGACGGACGCGCCATTAAAAGAAAACCTTGCCGCCGCCCTACTTTATAGCGCCGGCTGGCATGAAAAAGACCAAACAACAAACCACAGCCAAGCTAAGCTTGATGCGCTCATTGACCCAATGTGTGGCTCAGGAACGTTTATTATTGAAGCGCTGTTGATGCATTGCGATTATCCAGTCGGTATTGATAAAGCGGCGCGGCAATTTGGCTTTTACCGGTGGCAGCACCACGATAGCACGCTTTGGCAATCGATGATTGATGAGGCGCAATCACGATTTGAAACCGCGCTTGCTCAAGCCGTTAATGACCCGCAAACGCTACCGTTTATCGCCGCTTTTGATGCCGATATCGGCGCAATCATTGCCACTCAAAAAAACCTGATTGCCGCAGGACTTCAAGACTTATTGCCACATTTAACTATTGAACAGCGAGCCTTAAGCCAGCTTCAAGGTAAATTGCAGGCGTTTATTCAAGACAATAAATTCACCCGACCACTGATTATCACCAACCCGCCTTACGGTGAGCGTTTGGGAACAGAAGACACTATTCGACCGCTGTATCAAGGCTTCGGGCTGATGCTTCAAGACAGCTTTATTGGTACGCCGATCACGCCGATGCTTGGGGTTTTGGCAGCGAAGGTTGAACAGGCGGACGTGTTGCCGATTATCGAGCCGCAAACGCTGCGCTGTCATAATGGCGCGATTACCGTTTATTTTCGCTTTGGCAAGCTGAATAAATCCAAGCCTGATAACTTAATTACCCGCTTTGAAAAACGTGATATTCAAAGTGAGGAAGCGCAAGACTTTATCAATCGCTTGCAAAAAAACCTTGGCAAATTAAAAAAACAAGCGCAAAAAGACGGCGTGACCTCTCTTCGAGTTTACGATGCCGATTTGCCCGATTTTAAAGTGGCGATTGACGTTTATGGCGACTTCGTTCACGTTCAAGAGTACGCGCCGCCAAAAAGTATCCCTGTAGAGACCGCCAAAAAACGCTTTAACTTGGCGCTATTAGGTATCCGCGAAGTGCTTGAAGTCAACCGCGAGCAGGTCTTTATCAAAACGCGAGCGCGGCAGTCAGGAACTGAGCAATATCGCAAGCAAAATACCACGGACAAGCGCGGCAAGTTTTATATCGTCAAAGAAGACGGCGCTTATTTTTACGTCAACTTTACCGACTATTTAGATACCGGACTGTTCCTTGACCACCGCAATATGCGGGCGCGCGTAAAATCAGCAAGTGCTAATAAATCGGTGCTCAACTTATTTGCTTATACTTGTACCGCAAGCGTTCATGCGGCAATGGGCGGCGCAAAAAAAGTTACCAGTGTTGATTTATCACAAAATTATTTAGACTGGGGCAAGCAAAACTTTGCCTTAAATGGTCTTGATGTGATGGGAAGCAAGTTTAACTTTGTTGCAGCCGACATTTTTGAATGGATTAAGGGCAATACCGAGCAATTTGACGTCATTTTTATTGACCCACCGACCTTTTCCAACTCTAAAAAGTTTCAAGGGACCTTTGATGTTCAGCGCGACCATGCGGCGCTCATCAACCGCGCGATGAACCGCTTGAGCGCAGGCGGCGTGTTGTATTTTTCCAACAACTTTACCCGATTTGAACTTGACGACAGTTTGCGCGAGCGCTACGAGGTCGTTGATATTACACCTCAAACCATCGGCTTTGACTTTAATCCTAAAAAGCCGATTCATCAAAGCTTTGAGATTCGCCACCGCTGA
- the ttcA gene encoding tRNA 2-thiocytidine(32) synthetase TtcA, translating to MAATDPDSVRFKKLQKKLRKQVSWAIRDFNMIEDGDVVMVCISGGKDSFTLLDILLLLKRIAPINFDIVAVNLDQKQPNFPEEVLPNYLNEQGIAHYILEKDTYSIVKSVVPEGKTYCSACSRLRRGSLYGFAKQIGATKVALGHHRDDILATFFLNLFHGGALKAMPPKLLSDDEQNILIRPLAYVEEKDIIKYARYKNFPIIPCNLCGSQKNLQRAVINEMLRDWDNTHPQRLASIFKALQNVAPSQLADREFFDFENLSLNRDDDERLFEGENIQAGQLESLADIGLPTAPKSQTFNPKFAEKIPTVNPVL from the coding sequence ATGGCAGCTACTGACCCTGACTCTGTGCGCTTTAAAAAGCTGCAAAAAAAACTGCGAAAGCAAGTCTCTTGGGCGATTCGCGACTTTAATATGATTGAAGATGGCGATGTGGTCATGGTTTGCATTTCAGGCGGCAAAGACAGCTTTACCTTGCTGGATATTTTGCTGTTGCTCAAACGCATCGCGCCCATTAACTTTGACATTGTCGCGGTTAATCTTGACCAAAAGCAGCCAAATTTCCCTGAAGAGGTGCTGCCAAATTATCTTAACGAACAAGGCATTGCCCATTATATTTTGGAAAAAGACACTTATAGCATTGTTAAAAGCGTCGTTCCTGAAGGCAAAACGTACTGCTCGGCGTGCTCGCGACTGCGCCGTGGTTCGCTTTATGGCTTTGCCAAGCAAATTGGTGCAACCAAAGTGGCGCTTGGGCACCACCGCGATGATATTTTGGCGACGTTTTTCTTAAATCTCTTTCATGGCGGGGCGCTCAAAGCCATGCCGCCAAAGCTGCTTAGCGATGATGAACAAAATATCTTAATTCGACCGCTGGCGTATGTGGAAGAAAAAGACATCATCAAATATGCCCGCTATAAAAACTTCCCGATTATTCCATGTAACCTTTGTGGCAGCCAAAAAAACCTGCAGCGCGCGGTTATTAATGAGATGCTAAGAGACTGGGATAATACCCACCCGCAGCGGCTGGCGTCTATTTTTAAAGCGCTGCAAAATGTTGCGCCATCACAGCTGGCTGACCGTGAGTTTTTTGACTTTGAAAACTTAAGCCTAAACCGCGATGACGACGAGCGGCTGTTTGAGGGCGAAAATATTCAAGCCGGACAGCTTGAAAGTCTTGCTGACATCGGTCTGCCCACCGCGCCAAAATCGCAAACCTTTAATCCAAAATTTGCCGAAAAAATCCCAACGGTCAATCCCGTGCTTTAA
- a CDS encoding dihydrolipoyl dehydrogenase: MTKNNNFSCNDAKKENAIKNNQISRHVSVAIIGAGTAGQNAFRQAQKTTENIVIINDGFWTTTCATVGCMPSKLLIAAAERAHDAKNSAEFGVSGDINIDGKQVMKRVQKLRDDFTSGVQRQVSSWDDDKKIDGRAKINQDGLIEVNGELIKADKIIIATGSLPFVPKAWAENLKDKLLTSDSVFELSDLPKSLAAIGAGAIGLELAQAFSQLGVAVTLFNRTQTVGGLGDDKINDHAIDCLSKDVVMKLGCDIKDVGIHDDAAFIRYNDSDGKAQDWQGELVLVATGRRNNIKALGIENLGVELDDKERPKNLNINTGQIDDLDVYVIGDANAHLPLLHVASDEGFSAGSEVCPNNLGAYIRPPAIPMSIIFTTPQIANVGQSLQDIKDNNTNFVIGRVDFAKQGRSRIMDVNCGLLHIYACKETDRILGASMVAPDAEYLAHILAIAITNQLSVKQLLDAPFYHPTILEGLRTALRDIQSQMQIPHQVEGSEDTGF; this comes from the coding sequence ATGACTAAAAATAATAATTTTTCCTGTAATGATGCTAAAAAAGAAAACGCCATAAAAAACAATCAAATCTCACGCCATGTTTCCGTCGCCATTATCGGTGCAGGAACTGCCGGTCAAAACGCCTTTCGCCAAGCTCAAAAAACCACCGAAAACATCGTAATTATTAATGATGGTTTTTGGACAACCACTTGCGCAACCGTTGGCTGCATGCCAAGTAAGCTGCTGATTGCTGCCGCTGAGCGCGCTCATGATGCCAAAAACTCTGCCGAGTTTGGGGTGAGTGGCGATATTAATATTGACGGCAAACAGGTCATGAAGCGGGTACAAAAACTTCGCGATGACTTCACAAGCGGAGTTCAACGGCAAGTATCGAGCTGGGATGACGATAAAAAAATCGACGGTCGCGCAAAAATTAACCAAGATGGGCTAATTGAGGTCAACGGCGAGCTGATTAAAGCCGATAAAATTATCATTGCGACAGGAAGCTTGCCATTTGTTCCTAAAGCGTGGGCAGAAAATCTCAAAGACAAACTGTTAACTTCAGACTCGGTGTTTGAGTTGAGCGATTTGCCCAAATCCTTAGCAGCAATTGGCGCAGGAGCGATTGGGCTTGAGCTGGCGCAAGCGTTTTCACAGCTTGGCGTTGCCGTCACTTTATTTAACCGAACGCAAACCGTTGGCGGTCTTGGTGATGACAAAATCAATGACCACGCCATTGACTGCTTGTCAAAAGACGTAGTGATGAAGCTTGGCTGCGACATTAAGGACGTTGGCATCCATGACGATGCTGCCTTTATCCGCTATAACGACAGTGACGGCAAGGCGCAAGACTGGCAGGGCGAGCTTGTTTTGGTGGCGACTGGTCGGCGCAATAATATCAAAGCGCTTGGCATTGAAAATTTGGGCGTGGAGCTTGACGACAAAGAACGCCCAAAAAACTTAAATATCAACACCGGTCAAATTGATGATTTAGACGTTTATGTGATTGGCGATGCTAACGCTCATTTACCGCTGCTGCATGTGGCAAGCGACGAGGGCTTTAGCGCCGGCAGCGAGGTTTGCCCAAATAACTTGGGCGCTTATATCCGCCCGCCTGCCATTCCGATGTCCATTATCTTTACCACGCCGCAAATTGCCAACGTCGGTCAGTCCTTACAAGACATTAAAGACAACAACACCAACTTTGTCATCGGTCGCGTTGATTTTGCCAAGCAAGGTCGCAGCCGGATTATGGACGTCAATTGCGGTCTTTTGCATATTTACGCTTGTAAAGAGACAGATCGGATTTTGGGCGCAAGTATGGTAGCCCCTGACGCGGAATATTTGGCGCATATTTTGGCGATTGCCATTACCAATCAGCTGAGCGTTAAACAGCTTCTTGATGCGCCATTTTATCATCCGACCATTTTGGAAGGTTTGCGAACTGCCCTTCGCGATATCCAATCACAAATGCAAATTCCGCATCAAGTTGAAGGCAGTGAGGATACGGGGTTTTAA